One Ricinus communis isolate WT05 ecotype wild-type chromosome 1, ASM1957865v1, whole genome shotgun sequence DNA window includes the following coding sequences:
- the LOC125369919 gene encoding uncharacterized protein LOC125369919 — MPKYTKFLKEILSNKKRLEDLGLVILNEECSAILQNKLPVKRRDPRNFTVPYVIGELPISSALADLGSSINLMPTSLFDRLDLSEPKPTRMSIQLADRTIKILRDIVEDVLIKVEKLIFPVDFIIIDIEGESVMPLILGRPFLTTFRAVIDVYDVIESYMHKILLDDPLQVALQGDEKELSNEQVLEQLACLLASEPSRSTNPFISLDRSDMQKMKPSIEDPPVLELKELPKHISYAYLDKAKRLLVIVAADFTPEDREMTLSSLRKYPTAFAYKIADIPGIYPSFARTRS; from the exons ATGCCGAAGTACACAAAATTTTTGAAGGAGATATTGAGCAACAAGAAGAGACTGGAGGATTTAGGATTGGTGATCCTGAACGAGGAGTGCTCCGCCATTCTGCAAAACAAGCTGCCTGTTAAGAGGCGTGATCCAAGGAATTTCACTGTACCCTATGTCATTGGTGAATTACCTATTAGTAGTGCTTTAGCTGACTTAGGATCTAGTATTAATTTGATGCCCACTAGCTTGTTTGATAGACTTGATTTGAGTGAGCctaaacccactaggatgagcattcaGTTAGCTGATAGGACTATTAAGATTCTTAGGGATATAGTTGAGGATGTACTTATTAAGGTAGAAAAGCTTATATTTCCTGtagattttattatcataGACATAGAGGGTGAGAGTGTTATGCCACTGATCTTAGGTAGACCTTTCCTTACCACATTTAGGGCCGTTATAGATGTTT ATGATGTTATTGAGTCTTATATGCACAAAATTTTACTTGATGACCCTTTGCAAGTTGCATTGCAGGGAGATGAGaaggagttgtccaacgagcaagtgttggaacAACTTGCTTGTTTGCTAGCTAGTGAACCCAGCCGTTCTACTAACCCATTTATTTCTCTTGACAGGTCAGACATGCAGAAGATGAAACCTTCAATTGAGGACCCTCCAGTCCTAGAGTTGAAGGAACTACCCAAGCATATAAGTTATGCCTACTTGGATAAGGCAAAGAGGCTGCTAGTTATTGTTGCAGCAGACTTCACTCCTGAGGATAGGGAGATGACATTATCGTCTCTCAGGAAGTACCCTACGGCATTCGCATATAAGATTGCGGACATCCCTGGAATCTACCCCAGTTTTGCTCGTACAAGATCTTGA